The Pseudopipra pipra isolate bDixPip1 chromosome 4, bDixPip1.hap1, whole genome shotgun sequence DNA segment GCTTCTGGTGGGATGCATGAACTTTTGTGGGATATGGAGTACAGATGACCTTTCAGCTTCATTATTGTACAGTTCATTTTACTTCGTTtatactattattattttcagttatACTAACCAGGCTGGTATTACCTTGCAGTTCTGCTCTTTTATTCTTTATacaaaaataagattaaattaTTAATCTGAAAGAATTTGCAGCAGgaggggtttggtttgttgtttttttctcgctttccatttttatattcattattgatttgatttaaattttcttatggagacagtaaaatatttgaaaggcaGGTCAGGGAACTGGCAGGTGATCTACTCATGAGTCCCTTTGGTTCTTTCTCCACTCCAAAGTCCAGTCTGCAAAACATGGTTTTAAACAAATAACTTGAGGTTTATGAGTTACTTTCAGTGAGGCCAATGATCTAAATTAAATGACTTACACGAATCAGTCTTGTCAGGATGCAGGACATGCATGTAGGAAGTGAGATGGGCACCTCAGCTGGTAACAGAGATAAATGAACTCCTGAACTCACTATCTGATTATCCCAGCATTCTTGTGCAAGCTTTTTCTTGAAAGGAAGGGGGTGGGAGAAACTCAGGGCAATATAAGGAACAAGACCATCCTCAAGAATCACTGCCACGCATATTGCTAGGTCTGATCATGACAAATTATCTTTTACTTTTTGCattcctgcttttttccccccttggtTCTCCCTTCTTTACATCATATCCtacacattttccttttttcttcctgtctcgTTTCCTCCATATTCTCTTCTGGCCACATCTGGGGTTGTTGTGAGGTAGAAGCTTTCCAGCTTCAAGACTTATTAAGTCTCTAAAGTGACACTGAGAAAGAATGGAACGAAGTGAGGAGCTGAGACAGTGTAGAGTCTAAAGGTACCAGGACGTGTATTTGAGAAAACTGCCTCAAGTAACACCAAGgaagatttagattggatattagaaaaaaaatgtcttcactgaaagaagcattggaacaggttgtccagggaactggtggagtcaccatccctggaagcattcaaaacaacgtgtggatgtggcagcTGGGGACAAGGTTTAGTGGTGGTCTtgtcagtgctgggttaatggatggacttgatgatcttagaggtctttcccaGCTGTAACGATtccatgatcctgtgattcAAACTCAGCAGTCCATGTCTTCCCTAGCATTTGAAAATCTTGAGAGAGCTCATGTTTGCCAACCGATTAATTAATAGCTAAGTAAGAAGTGGCATTTTTATTGTTGGAGTGCCCATCTGGGATTTTTATGAAGAATGTTATTAGTTTGACACAATTCAGGTTTTTTCGTTCGTGATTTGGTAATAAATATGAATTCTGTGGATGACAAAGTGACATGCACTCATACATACAGTCAGATGCCTGCCTCGTAAGAGGTACCTGTTCAAGAAAATTAGTTTGAATACCAGGGCAAAGCCATGTCTTTCAGAGGAAGGAATAAAAGGTAAATCAGACAGACTGAAAAGTGGCTTTAGAGTTGATGTCAAGGagctctgccccagctgtgcACAAAACTATGCAGCAAAAAAGGACCATGAAAAATCCATGCTTTTACAAAGGGATAATTATGAAATAAACAAAGTTACCTTTTAAAATAACCTTGTTGGGGATGAAAATGGAATATTGGATTCAGTTCTAATACCCTTGTATTGTGTGTGTGGTACTATCTCATTTTCTGTTCCAGTCCTACCTATGTAATCAACATCTTGTCTATCTTCCCAAAAtgcacaattttattttattgagaGTCCATTTCAACCCAGACCTAAAATTAGGGGCAGACTCAGAGATGCTCTTACTTTCTCTAAAGTGTTTCACTAATCACTCCCTGATGGCAATAAAACAATTGCCAGGGAAAACACAAATGTAATAATATTGTCACATAAATGAAAAGGCACCACAAATGAAAGCATTTACAGATTATTTGCGTGCCGAAAATACTTGAGAACAGACAAGTGGCAATTGGTTTGCAACGTCTCTGCTGGGAAACTTCATACAATAATAATTAGTGCTCTGCCTCTTATTATTCTAACTTGGTTGGGAGATAGACTGCAAATGACTTTTTAATGGCTTTGGTTgtgaatttttcctttgttatcAGACCATAACAGCAACAAGAACAGTGTTCTCACTGTAGTCAATCTGCCAAAGTGTCCTTTGGACCAGATGGTTTTGGCTTCACTAAACTAAATTTAAACCAGTAAATTATTGCACCATATCCCGTGTTATCATCTTGGCAGACCTGGCAGCTAGAAGTTGGTTTCCGTCAGTAGGTTTTGGTCCAAGGTAAAAATTTACTCAGTAGGGAATGATTTAAGTTTATTCAGTTATTTGCTTTATTGGTGCTTCCTTCTACCACTCATTCATATTCCCAACTTCATCCAGGCCTCCTACAATGCAGGATTGGTGATTATTGTTTTCGTTGGGAAGAGATGGTTAGTGTTGACAAAACATAGGATCAATAAAGAATTGTAAGTGATCAATTCTCTATTGTTCTCCTGTTCTTTGATGTTTCCCAGAATTAGGTCACCTGGGGAAATAGTGGAGATAAACAAAAGATTAAGGTAGTTAGGAAAAATGAGGAGAGTAATGAAATTCTAGTCCTTTGACAGATATGAGTGGAATATCAATAATCACTGCATTTGCAGTGTTTGCTGTAACAATCTAAATAACATAATAAGGTCTCCTGTTAATAAAAAAGATTGAAAAATATTAAGGACACTTTATTGTAATAAAAATTAGCAATTTCtattcattttcatgtatttatagTACTATATTAGTCACCATAAAAAATGTGAAGAGTTTTAAAAAGGgattttgctgggttttttttctttttctactatATAAGGAAATCATTGTACCTTTATGATAATTgtaaggtattttttttaaagaaaattgaagaaaacagaatgaaaaatccTACCTATCTTTTCAGTGAAGAGCATTTCAAAGATCATTTTATACACAAtgtggaaaaaaagcaattaatgCAGGCTCTGAAATCAGGAATTAAAGAGACAAAATAACAGGACAGAGATAAACAGTTGTGAGGGGAACTAAAATACTAGTATGGGGATGAGTGCAGTAAATGAATAAGACTTGGTTAATGACACAAGAAACTGAGGAGTAGAATGGGGACAGCGGTCTGAGAAAAACTCATTTTGTGAAGAAGGGTGGAAAAGTTCTAGCAGAGTGATCTAGAGCTCAGATATTGACTGGAGAAGACTGGAGCATATCGATCACCAATCCCCTTCAACACTGAATAAGCACTGAAATCAGAAGGTGGTGCTTTTTATGTTTGGCTAAACAAAAGCTAAGAATGTTCTGGAAAATTTAGAAGTGAAAAATAAGCTGCACTGAGGGCGAATTTGATTTATGCTATACAGAAATAGGTAAATTTTTTGGTGTGCATCCAAGATCACAGAAcaatagaaccacagaatcacagaaccacagaatttTTGGTGttagggacaccttccactagaccaggtggctccaagccccatccagcctggccttgaacacttccagggatggggcagccacagtgtCTCTGGACAAGGTATTTGAGTGCAAATGACTGAATTtgtagagaaagaaaattaagaaagaagaaattaagaaaacctTCAACTTAAATTCCCTAGACTGAAGAATCCACATATAAATTCAACTTTTAACCAGTTATAATGGCAAACAATTCATGATGATCATATCATACCACTAACCATGCTGTAATTGCCTGTGATCTCTCTGAATTCATCCTAATTTTTGTTGACGTGACATAAAAATGGTATTCCAGGATCTCCAGGGTCACCCCTCTAACTCCTTCCACCTTAATTTTCTCTATCTTGAAGTCAGCAGTTCTCTACACCACTGTGGGGGAATGTGAATGCCTCTCTAatgtggaaaagggaaaaaaaaaggttgtgtGGAAAATTAAGGCaagaagaaattaatgaaaatgtaaGTAGCAGTAGTAATTAAAGCCTCTGTCTTTATAAAGATACTAAATGTCCTCGTTCACTTCTTGTTCATATTACCTGCCCCTTTTCCATGGCATGTGACCATATGTTTAACAATTAGCTTGGAACAGATTTTTCTGTGCAATTTTTATTGCCCTTATGTCAATCCTAGGCTGTATTTTGCATAAAATTAGTCaaaaaatcagtggaaaaagaaagtatAATTTTAATTGCAAATTAAAGTGCTGTGATCAATATTCCAAACATGATGAGCTATAATATCAGAAACCATACTAAGAATAACATTTATATGCAGCTATTCCTTTCTGACAGATTTTCTGCCTAAATACCATGCCCAGTAAGGAAAAGAAGACAAACAGTGAAAAATCTCATTCTGGGAACACACTGTGTGATCAGGAGAACAATGTAGAAATCAAAGATGTCCCTGAGGGATATGTTTGTCTGAGTCAGTTCAAAACCCTTTAAACTGGTCTTTCAGAAGAACATGATGCTcttatttgttctgttttgcagCAATGTGCTGATTAATGCTTGTGCAAATTTTGAGAAAACTAGTTTGGCATAAGGATTTGCTTTCCTTCACCCcttctgctctctctcttttttttttttttgtggactCAGAAGCTGACTAAGCCAAGATCAAACTTAAAGAGGACACTCAAAGAAACTTTGGTGCAAAAAGAGGTAGCAAATACCGAGGCTTCTGTTGTTGTTCCTTGTTGGGGGAAGGCAGAATTCTACAACTGTGTCATAGCTCcgtatttacaaaaaaataattagaagcAATCTTTCACTGACACAAGAGATTTCCAGATTTGGAAGTGATTCCTGGGATATCAAACTTCCCCTAACAATGTAGGTAActatgtcacagaatcacagaatcataaacaCATAGTATTGTAAAATCATAAACtcataatcatagaatcacagaatggtttgggctggaaggggacctcaaagatcatccagttccaccccctctgccatggacagggacaccttccactatcccaggttgcttgaagccccatccaaccagaccttgaacatttccaaggatggggtagccacagcttctctgggcaacctgtgccagggcctcaccatcctcacagcacagactttcttcctcatatctaatctaaacctggtgtctgccagtgtgaagccattccccttttcctgtcattccaaggccctctccagctctcttgtagctcgtaggcactggaaggggctctaaggtctccccggaggcttctcttctccaggctggagaccctcagctctcccagcctgtctccagagcagaggtgctccagccctctgggcctctctgtggcctcctctggacttgttccagcagctccacatccttctgatgctgggggtcccagagctggacacagcacttcaggtagggtctcaccagagcagaggggcagaatcatctCCCTCAACTTCCTGGCCACGCTGTGGGGATGCAGCTCAggatacagttggctttctgggatGCCATTGCATGTTCTTCGAGGAACAAACTTAAAGGCAGTTGCACAGCAGGTACTACAGAAAAAGAATGTGCTCTTTTTAAGTATTGACCTCACAGTCTCGGCTGGCCAGGGTGTTATGAGTACTACAGTGATGATCTCATATAAAAAAATCTCCACTAAGCAGGAAACACCTAGCAGAAGAGGTGAGAATAGAGGAATAGAGTCCTCCTTCTAGTTCAAAATATCACAGATATTTTTAGTGAAAACCTCACTTTACCAGAGGACTGATGCTGCATAAAGCAAACTTGCTGCTCCACTGTTTTCTCTGCCCTGATCTTTCCAGTGTAAGCAATGAGATTCACAAAACAACTTCTTACATCACAGCAGGAGTGGGAAAAAGCTTGCTTTAAAATACAGCATGTTATTTCATCTCTGTGTGAGTCAAAATACCAGGAAACTTACTTTCCTGCAGAATATTTACCTGCCTTGGACAGAGTTGTAGGTTTTAAGTaagttttggagaaaaaaatctgcagtcTGACATCTCCCACAGTGAAGTGCTCTAAGAGCATATTGTGAAGCATTTTGAAGGGGAACAGAGTAAAATGTgtcatcatttaaaaaaaaaaaagttgctggGAAAACTCAGCAGGAAAATGTAGAATCTATTTTGGgtggaatggaaaaaaaaaatacaggaaatatgAGCAACCaggtttagtggaaggtgtccttaCCCATGACAGGGGTGTTAGAACTAAATGGTCTTTTgaggcccttccaacccaaaacatccTACagttttatgattctatgactctgtgacaCAGTTGCCTACACTGTGAGGGAGGTTTGATGTCCCCAGGATTCTTCGATTCCATGATACCGTTCCTAGTTAATGCCGAGGGAACAGAAGGACTAACTCTGCTCACTGATTATGGATCTCTGTTCCTCTGGTGGCTGGATCCCACAGAAATTTTAGTCTAAGATACAGCTGGGGACATCTGAATTGAGGCAATATGCCAGCTGCCAAGGTGCCACATTAAAACCCACTGGGGACCTGTGCAGAGGTGCTGAACATTTGATTACTGGGGAGATTTAAGCTTGTTGGGAGGTAAATGGACTCACTGGTTAGGACAGGGCTAAAATCAAGAATATAGATTGAAGTCTTCATCTGTGGATGGAATTAAGCAGGAAAATGCTGTCATTAGCCTTGCAAAAAGTTGCTTGGGTGTCTAGACCAAAAGGAACTAGTGCAGTCAAGAGgccaaccaaacaaaagagTGAGTGCCAGCATGTTCAGAGACGTTGTGAGAGTCAGGTGGCCAGAAAGACTGTACAGCAATCTCAGATATGACGAATGAGAGATGTTTCACTCTGCCTGTCCTTTTTTCTACCTCTGAGAGTGGTGTTTTGCAAAACATCTGCCAGCATGAAAAGCGGGGTCTCTTCTCCTGTCCCCTCTGCActtctgctgcttcccttgTACTGTACCTATAGACACAGGAGCTTGCAGAGAGAGGATGTGACCTGGGTACAGTTTGGGATTGTACAACTGAAAGGTCCTCTGCAGGCACAAAAGCTTTGTGAGTagaacaaaaaaacagaaagaacagtTTTGCTGTGCCTTGTGTGCCGTGAGCAGAGTCAGGGATGCACAGGAGATGAAAGCTCCCTCTACTctccccaggctgtgtgtgaatccagtgctgcagctgggtgGAACAATGGGCACAGTGGAacagtgggtgcagaggagACAGTGTGTGCCCCATGAGTGTTTGGAGAGGTTATACTTGCAACTAGCTCTGCTCTAATATTGGTTTGCCCAGATTAGGCTCTAAACAGATCATCACAAGTGATCAAGTTGACTCTTCTCAGATGAACAGTGGCACCAATATTCTGGGCATGTGTCATTGTCGGGATGGACACCACACTGAGATTTCATGCAGAAAAGTCTTTATTTCATACAAACATGGACAATTTATAGTCTCCCCTAGTCAGCGTGTTTCACCACCATTGGTGCCCTTACTACATACACATCTTAAGACTGGCTGCTCTATAGCTTCTGCAACTCAGGGTCACTCAACAAACAGTCCAGGCTCTCTGGCTATCACAGCTGCCACGCAGCTCCGTCCTCCCTGTCCACCTTCTCATCTTTGTTGTTTACATTCCTTCACAACTTCACAGCTGCAACCACTCAAATTCAGGGCCCAAGCTGTCCACAGCTCAATTGCCTCCCTCAGACATGCTCTTCCATGGAAAAGGTAAAGTAAAATCTGTGTGTACCTTATCTGTGGACTTCTAAAAACATATGGCAACAGCTgtggaaaaagaatgaaagtgGCCCACCAGGAACCCTCAACATCTCAATCCCACAGTTGCTGagcttgaaaaaaatctgataaatGATGACGTTCAAATTGATAGAGAGTAGATTTAGAgtagatatcaggaaaaaattctttactgtgcgAGTGATGAGGTAccggaacaggttgcccagagaagctgtggctgccccaaccctggaagtgttcaaggccaggttggatggggctctgaggaacctggtcttgtgggaggtgtccctgccacagcagcagggttggaactagatgatcttcaagatccctttccaacccaaaccattctgtgatcctatgattctgttAAGGAATACATATAGTTCTGGTAGCtgggtgtgcagctgcagtgagagctgcagCCTGATCTGTGGGAGGCTGAAGCCCCAGGCAAGAGACCTTGAACTGCTGAGGCTTTGCATAATGAAGGGCATGGGGACCTGTGGCTCCAGTGAGGTGAGGGACACTGAGAAATGTCAGGAGCCGAGGATCCCAGACTTTCCCACATTTGGACTGCTAGAATATAAAAACCCAGGGGTTCCTTTGTTCAGAGTCCCTCCTTCGAGTCACCCAGCTCTAGATGTTATTCTGTTATTGCATGAAGATTAAAGTATTTGAAGGATCTTCACTTCTGTGACTCTGCTGTGGGAAACCTGGTGTTGAGGTGTtaaggaaacctggtctgactgtgtgagtgtGATGTGTGCAGGGAGCCAAGTGGGGCACCTGTGGGGTCACTGGGGCCACTGCTGCGAAGGGACCTCGGTCCTAGTGCGGGTACTGTGGGTGTGACTCCTGAGGTGACTCCTAGATGGTCCCacagggaagtttccttaacaaCTCCATGATTCCCcttttcagttaatttttcaGAATTCCACTTGAGGAAGTAGCTTAATCCCACTGTTCTTCATGCATAGAATTAACCTAGGGGGGTTGGCAACCCTGGAAATACCTGTCAGACCTCAATGGAAAAAGGAACCATGGAAATGTCAATTTTTATTACAAACTTTATTTTCACATGCCATTCACGCTGCTAATGGGATAAGGCTTTCttgtttatgttttgtttttaacaaaaaaacagTGTCTCTCTCTTCTTAAAAGCAATGGCTGCTTCTTAAAGCAATAAGATTTTTCTTAATAAAGACTCAGCACATAATCTTGAAAGCCTAAGGGTGAAGTTTAACCACTTGGAAAAATGACCTTTTGTACTATTATGAGAACTAGATAGCAGGCTTTGGTGCTCAAATTTTGTTCCTCTGTCACAGAAAACAATTCAAAAGCTGTTGCTCAGTGTGTTGGTTTGGGCTGGGGGAGAGTTAATTTTGAAACTGGGACAGAGCATATATAGGACAGGTGatccaaactggccaaagggatattccacatcAAGGGgacagaaggaaggaggagggacCTGCTGGATATCTGCTGGAAACTCAACTCAGTGGAGAGTAGCCAGACTAGGAGGTTCTTAGAGTTTGTGGAAGAGAActtcctggagcagctgtgcctctTCTGCCaggcaaccagtgacaggacgagaggacttagtcttaagctgcaccagagtaggttggacattaggaggaattttttcacagaaaggctGATTAGACATCGGAatagactgcccagggaggtggtggagtcaccatccccagaggtgttaaggaaagactggacgtggcacaTGATTGTGTGACATCCAGGAATGGTGTTCAGTCATAGGATGCACTCAGTGACCTCAGAGGTATTTTCCAGCCtatttgattctgtgattctgagggGATGTTTGGAGTTGCAACATTTgtcttcccatgggcaggcaggtgttcacCCATTTCCAGGGAAACTGGGCTCTGCCACCagtaatggtgacttgggaagacaaatgctgTGACTGCAAACCTatccccttcctcttccttctccccttctcttTCATATACTGAACATACTGGTCTGTtgtgctgtcccagctgtgtgtgCTCCCAACTCCCCGTGCAgccccagcccaaaccagcgCCTGGGAAAGCTGCCATTGCCTACTGGAGGACCAGGAAGGTGCCTGGGCTGCCCTGCTGCACTGCAAACATCAGCACAACACAGAGCTGCACCTCGGAGGGTCCAgtcagcaggagcctgcaggaatgggaggagggcAGCACCCGGAGCTCCCAATCATGCCACTGAGGCAAACTCTCCCAGGCTGATCCCACCAAATTTTGCATCCAGCAGGCAATTTCCTCCACATCTAAGTAGGAGCCTGTGCAGAGGGTGGATAGGAGGGGAGAGCTATGGTTGTTGTCAGAGGggtggagaaaacaaaacatatcCCCTGTCCCTGAGCATGTGCACTCCAGCACCACACGGATATTGCAGCACCTCTCTGGCAGGTGCATCCCACCATACAGCTCCAATCTGAAAGAGTATCCGGGGGGTGGCTGCAGGAACACAACCAGCAGGTACATGATTCGGTCCTCAAAGACATTCCAGGATTCATGGATGCCATCCTTCCCAATGGCTGGGTGCATCTCTGGCATGGAAGTCTTCTTGCAAATCACTCGGCAGACACGGAGGAGGTCACGCACCAACTTCTGCACATCCCTGCACATCTCAGACAGTTCCTGCGTTG contains these protein-coding regions:
- the LOC135413607 gene encoding inositol 1,4,5-trisphosphate receptor-interacting protein-like 1; its protein translation is MAVAITLLLAVVAILLGKMHDLIVSVVTAQWMKLYEVFLHPVMTWLWQDVKLTSPLEEASLLPKLQRWPFCTAAAAVLAEICWVAWQRHLASHSCPEQDSSSSEEEEDDSEKKDLKGQHPSVRMFSVHNVLPTQELSEMCRDVQKLVRDLLRVCRVICKKTSMPEMHPAIGKDGIHESWNVFEDRIMYLLVVFLQPPPGYSFRLELYGGMHLPERCCNIRVVLECTCSGTGDMFCFLHPSDNNHSSPLLSTLCTGSYLDVEEIACWMQNLVGSAWESLPQWHDWELRVLPSSHSCRLLLTGPSEVQLCVVLMFAVQQGSPGTFLVLQ